In Gammaproteobacteria bacterium, the sequence TCACACTGAAAAAAATAGATTCCCATGATGTATTAATGGAGACATCACAAATTCAGCAGCCATGGATGATGCATTTGAGGCTGAGAGTAACGTGCCCGAAAAAGCAGTAAAAAAGTTCAGATCGCTCGAGTGGATTGCCGCACTGTATGCCGTAATCGTAATTGCGATCCTGGGAACCGGAATTTCAATCGCGCTGGTCCAGCTCGATCGCGCAGACCGGAATCTCTCGATTAACAGCGAACTCACCCTGACCACACTTGAAGAAGCCGCCCGGGCAAAGCCGGGGCGCACAAACGCGTCCAGCGAATTTGTGCGGAATGTCGAGCAACGGCGTGCATTGGCCATTGAAAACCTGAAAACCTGGGAAGACATACGAAGCACAATCAAGACTATTATCAAAATCGTACCCTTTACCATGCTGGTATTACCGGTAATATTTTCATTCATATTCCTGCATCATTTCTACCGCCGCGCCAAGTTGCTGGAGAGTTATGCACGAAAACTTTCCCAGGAACAATACGAAGATCAACCGTTTCAATCTAACGACTGCACAGGTAACCTGTCCGCCATGTTGTTCGAACTGGGACACCAGACCAGAAACCTTCTGACCCAGACCAGGCGACATGCAACCGCGATCAAGAAAGAAAAAGAACGCGCTGAGCACCTGGCAAATCATGATCACCTGACCAATCTTCTGAATCGCCGGGCTTTTTACGATGCAGTAAAAAGCTACCTTGACCAGGAAAAACGACGGGGGCAGGCATTCCTGTTGTTTTTCGATCTTGATCATTTCAAGGAAATCAACGACTACTTTGGGCACAGTGCCGGCGATATACTGTTGCAGGCGGTGTCCAGCCGAATCAAGAACCTGCTGAGGTCAGACGACATTGTCGCCAGGATGGGAGGCGATGAATTCGCCGCCCTGGTCTATTGTAATGATGAAAATATCCACAACCTTGCCGCGAGACTAATCAGCAGTATTTCGCGGTCAGTGCAGACCGGGTCCAATGTCGTTCACGTGTCATCCAGTATCGGTATCCGGAAAATCACCCCGATAGACACGGACTTCAACACACTGATCGAGCATGCCGATGTCGCCATGTACCGGGCCAAACAGCTCGGTCGCAACAATTTCCAGTTCTACTCCGAAGGACTGGAAGATAACGTGGCCGAACGACAAAATATGGTCAACCTGCTGCGAATCGCTATTGAAAACCGGCAACTCGAAGTAGTACTGCAGCCCAAGGTTGATCTCTTCAATGAAAAAATCATCGGCTGTGAAGCCCTGTTACGGTGGCATCACCCGCATAAAGGTGAACTTCACCCTGTCGACTTTTTACAGGACGCCGAACATAGCGGTCTGATATCAAGCATCGGCAGCTGGTCCATCAAGGAGTCCTGCCGACTGGCGGCACAGCTGAATCAATATGGACAGGAAATACGCATATCCATCAACATATGCAGTACACAGCTTCACAACCCCTATTTCGTCGAGTTCCTTGAGTCGTCGATGAACCTGTACCAGC encodes:
- a CDS encoding EAL domain-containing protein codes for the protein MDDAFEAESNVPEKAVKKFRSLEWIAALYAVIVIAILGTGISIALVQLDRADRNLSINSELTLTTLEEAARAKPGRTNASSEFVRNVEQRRALAIENLKTWEDIRSTIKTIIKIVPFTMLVLPVIFSFIFLHHFYRRAKLLESYARKLSQEQYEDQPFQSNDCTGNLSAMLFELGHQTRNLLTQTRRHATAIKKEKERAEHLANHDHLTNLLNRRAFYDAVKSYLDQEKRRGQAFLLFFDLDHFKEINDYFGHSAGDILLQAVSSRIKNLLRSDDIVARMGGDEFAALVYCNDENIHNLAARLISSISRSVQTGSNVVHVSSSIGIRKITPIDTDFNTLIEHADVAMYRAKQLGRNNFQFYSEGLEDNVAERQNMVNLLRIAIENRQLEVVLQPKVDLFNEKIIGCEALLRWHHPHKGELHPVDFLQDAEHSGLISSIGSWSIKESCRLAAQLNQYGQEIRISINICSTQLHNPYFVEFLESSMNLYQLPARLVDLEISESSLMENMANSIDVLKSLKTLGVNLVIDDFGTGFSSLTYINKLPVDAIKVDENVIKLIDHAGDGNSLIKTIILIGKEMGIRVIAEGVENIHQAELLRDFGCDEAQGYYFSRPLSFPEALRFIFGKGDNNIIQFQNKNNV